A portion of the Pectobacterium brasiliense genome contains these proteins:
- the rfaQ gene encoding lipopolysaccharide core heptosyltransferase RfaQ, protein MSQRIIPYHRILVVKLRYHGDMLLTTPLISTLKANYPDAKIDVLLYQDTMPILSANPEINQLYGLKRKTGSLLEKIADFKEIRQELKKNNYDLIVNLADQWPIALLVKSLGCHSIALDRGDNLKGKIWRSFFSTCVPPMGAHIVEQNLHLLTPLNLPASNTRSTLSLHYRQEDAQSIVDQRSTLLTQRYVVIQPTTRQYYKYWDNGKFAQVIDYLKAKNLEVVLTCGPSEDDLNVVRDIHSQCTHKPDMAFAGKTSFLELAALIDNAVLYIGVDSAPMHMAAALNTPLVCLFGPTDYKLWRPWCDRYKQIWAGEYQQMPAQQNYDQTVKYLSCIPAQAVIQASEHMLQESQEENIK, encoded by the coding sequence GTGAGTCAACGCATCATCCCTTATCACCGGATTCTCGTGGTAAAGCTCAGATATCATGGCGATATGCTGCTGACCACTCCGCTCATCAGCACGCTGAAAGCCAATTACCCTGACGCCAAAATTGACGTATTACTGTATCAGGATACGATGCCGATTCTCTCCGCCAATCCAGAGATAAATCAGCTTTATGGGCTCAAAAGAAAGACTGGCTCGCTTTTGGAAAAGATCGCTGATTTCAAAGAAATCAGGCAAGAACTCAAGAAAAACAATTACGATTTGATCGTCAATCTGGCCGATCAGTGGCCCATTGCCCTATTGGTAAAATCATTGGGATGTCACAGTATTGCTCTCGATCGGGGCGATAATCTGAAGGGAAAGATTTGGCGCTCATTTTTCAGCACCTGCGTTCCGCCAATGGGGGCGCATATTGTTGAGCAAAACCTTCATCTCCTCACCCCGCTCAACCTGCCGGCGTCAAATACACGTTCTACATTATCGCTGCATTATCGTCAGGAAGATGCCCAAAGTATCGTTGATCAACGCTCTACACTTTTAACGCAACGCTACGTCGTCATTCAACCCACGACTCGCCAATATTACAAATACTGGGACAACGGCAAATTCGCTCAGGTCATTGACTACCTTAAAGCAAAAAATCTGGAAGTCGTTTTGACCTGTGGTCCTTCAGAAGACGATTTAAACGTGGTGCGCGACATTCACTCACAGTGCACGCATAAACCCGATATGGCCTTTGCGGGTAAAACGAGTTTTCTTGAGCTGGCGGCGTTAATTGACAACGCGGTGTTGTATATCGGTGTGGATTCAGCTCCGATGCATATGGCTGCCGCATTGAATACACCGCTAGTGTGCCTGTTTGGCCCAACAGACTACAAATTATGGCGCCCGTGGTGCGATCGCTATAAGCAGATTTGGGCAGGTGAATATCAGCAGATGCCAGCCCAACAGAATTACGATCAGACGGTTAAATACTTGTCCTGCATTCCTGCACAAGCGGTTATTCAGGCATCAGAACACATGCTACAAGAGTCGCAGGAAGAGAACATCAAATGA
- a CDS encoding glycosyltransferase family 4 protein yields the protein MKIAFCVYKFFPFGGLQRDFLSIALTCQKQGHDIRVYTSEWQGDKPEGFDIVLVPISGLGNHTRHRRFSDWIQRHLQQSPVDRVVGFSKMPGLDFYYAAEGCTAEKAVQEKCFFYRLTPRYRGYAALERDVFDKNSHTRMLMLTPRQIAHFQKHYGTQDERFFMLPPGISLDRKYSTRSPATRSRFRQQNQLDENGFVLLQVGSDFKRKGVGRSLAAIASLPQELRQRVTLLVVGQDDPKPFQQQAEQLGIGKQIQFFSGRDDIPNFMAAADLLLHPAHQEAAGIVLLEAIAAGLPILVTDACGYAFYIERSRAGQVIPEPFSQTALNHALSHALRQPETLKQWAENARHFADTEDIYSLPEKAAQLITSANAR from the coding sequence ATGAAAATCGCATTCTGCGTCTATAAATTCTTTCCTTTCGGCGGGCTACAGCGGGATTTTCTGAGCATTGCACTAACGTGCCAAAAACAAGGCCACGACATTCGTGTTTACACCAGCGAATGGCAAGGCGACAAACCTGAAGGGTTCGACATCGTTCTCGTGCCTATCTCTGGGCTGGGTAATCATACGCGCCATCGCCGTTTTTCAGACTGGATACAACGCCATTTACAACAATCCCCGGTCGACCGTGTTGTCGGATTTAGCAAAATGCCAGGACTGGACTTCTACTATGCTGCTGAAGGATGTACGGCAGAAAAGGCGGTTCAGGAAAAATGCTTCTTTTATCGACTAACACCCCGCTACCGCGGCTACGCAGCACTTGAACGAGACGTATTCGATAAAAACAGCCACACGCGCATGCTGATGCTGACGCCACGACAAATTGCTCATTTTCAGAAGCATTACGGCACACAAGATGAACGCTTTTTTATGCTACCGCCGGGTATTTCGCTGGACAGAAAATACAGCACGCGCTCTCCAGCTACGCGATCACGCTTCCGTCAGCAGAACCAACTGGATGAAAATGGATTTGTTCTATTACAAGTCGGTTCCGACTTCAAACGCAAAGGCGTTGGCCGCAGTCTGGCTGCTATCGCCAGCTTGCCACAGGAACTGCGTCAACGCGTAACGCTGCTGGTTGTCGGCCAGGACGACCCAAAACCGTTTCAACAACAGGCAGAGCAGCTCGGCATCGGTAAACAAATACAGTTCTTCTCTGGCCGAGACGACATTCCTAACTTCATGGCAGCCGCGGATTTGTTACTGCATCCGGCTCATCAGGAAGCCGCAGGCATCGTTTTACTTGAGGCTATCGCGGCTGGATTACCGATACTTGTCACCGATGCGTGCGGTTATGCTTTTTACATTGAGCGTTCGCGGGCCGGACAGGTCATTCCTGAGCCTTTTAGCCAGACAGCACTGAATCACGCGTTGTCACATGCACTCCGTCAGCCAGAAACGCTTAAACAGTGGGCAGAAAATGCCCGCCATTTTGCCGATACAGAAGATATTTACAGTCTGCCAGAAAAAGCGGCACAGTTGATTACCAGCGCAAACGCTCGTTAA